A genomic stretch from Schistosoma haematobium chromosome 2, whole genome shotgun sequence includes:
- the COG2_1 gene encoding Conserved oligomeric Golgi complex subunit 2, variant 2 (EggNog:ENOG410V9W1~COG:U), with translation MKLDGLGLRLSQSVPNAQPFLSTLIKKCITTVTHDYTAQLSEVSTSVRKMEDSIRRLREVRRSSSQIFNQPQSVNGSSGFHSDDKIRHQLYLDAKAYIDEVSNVTLL, from the exons ATGAAACTCGATGGTTTAGGATTACGTTTATCTCAATCAGTCCCTAACGCTCAACCATTTTTATCTACTTTAATAAAGAAATGCATCACAACTGTTACTCATGA CTATACAGCTCAACTATCAGAAGTGTCTACATCAGTGCGAAAAATGGAAGATAGTATACGGCGATTACGTGAAGTTAGACGTAGTAGTTCCCAAATTTTCAACCAACCTCAATCTGTCAATGGTAGTAGTGGATTTCACTCAGATGATAAAATTCGTCATCAATTGTACTTGGATGCTAAAGCATATATTGATGAAGTTAGTAATGTAACACTACT